From a single Streptomyces sp. 1331.2 genomic region:
- the opcA gene encoding glucose-6-phosphate dehydrogenase assembly protein OpcA, with translation MKIDLTKTTSSKINAALMEARRASGSTAAGMVLTLVIVTDEGSAYDALKAANDASREHPMRTLAVIKRAGRSPRARAETRLDAEILVGSDAGSGETVILRMHGELVAHAQSVVLPLLLPDAPVVVWWPDNAPLHPAQDPLGSLAQRRITDAVTAESPVGQLAQRAQSYTPGDTDLAWTRITGWRSMLAAALDQRPSAIVSAVVEGESYNPSVELLGLWLTNRLHVPVERVVTGGPGITAVHLRTKDGDVTLDRPDGLMGTLSMPGSPDRQVALKRRETSELIAEELRRLDPDDIYATAVRTPVERLHEPANAETAAAERIAHEVAEVTAAAVADPEQVSAGVTADATAADAAEKKPAKKAAGKRTSKEGA, from the coding sequence ATGAAGATCGACCTCACCAAAACCACGTCCAGCAAGATCAACGCCGCGCTCATGGAGGCGCGCCGGGCCAGTGGCTCCACCGCCGCCGGCATGGTGCTCACCCTGGTGATCGTGACCGACGAGGGCAGCGCCTACGACGCCCTCAAGGCCGCCAACGACGCCTCCCGCGAGCACCCGATGCGCACCCTCGCGGTGATCAAGCGCGCCGGTCGCTCGCCGCGGGCCCGCGCCGAGACCCGCCTGGACGCGGAGATCCTGGTCGGCTCGGACGCCGGCTCCGGCGAAACGGTCATCCTGCGCATGCACGGCGAACTCGTCGCGCACGCCCAGTCGGTGGTCCTGCCGCTGCTGCTGCCGGACGCCCCGGTCGTCGTCTGGTGGCCGGACAACGCGCCGCTGCACCCGGCGCAGGACCCGCTGGGCTCGCTCGCCCAGCGCCGGATCACCGACGCCGTCACCGCCGAGTCCCCGGTCGGCCAGCTCGCCCAGCGGGCCCAGAGCTACACCCCGGGCGACACCGACCTGGCCTGGACCCGGATCACCGGCTGGCGCTCGATGCTCGCCGCCGCGCTGGACCAGCGGCCGTCCGCCATCGTCTCCGCGGTGGTCGAGGGCGAGTCCTACAACCCCAGCGTCGAGCTGCTCGGCCTCTGGCTGACCAACCGGCTGCACGTGCCGGTCGAGCGGGTCGTCACCGGCGGCCCCGGCATCACCGCGGTGCACCTGCGCACCAAGGACGGGGACGTCACCCTGGACCGCCCGGACGGCCTGATGGGCACGCTCTCCATGCCCGGCTCGCCGGACCGCCAGGTGGCGCTCAAGCGGCGCGAGACCTCGGAGCTGATCGCCGAGGAGCTGCGCCGCCTGGACCCGGACGACATCTACGCGACGGCCGTGCGCACGCCCGTCGAGCGGCTGCACGAGCCGGCCAACGCCGAGACGGCGGCGGCCGAGCGGATCGCCCACGAGGTCGCCGAGGTCACCGCGGCGGCCGTGGCCGACCCGGAGCAGGTGAGCGCCGGGGTCACCGCCGACGCCACCGCCGCCGACGCCGCGGAGAAGAAGCCCGCCAAGAAGGCCGCCGGCAAGCGCACCAGCAAGGAAGGCGCATGA
- the pgl gene encoding 6-phosphogluconolactonase, with amino-acid sequence MTNATPQLVVHRDKELMAQAAAARLITRIVDAQAARGTASVVLTGGRNGNALLAAIAASPARDAVDWARLDLWWGDERFVPAADPDRNAVQARGELLDAVPLDPARVHEMPASDGVDGSDVEAAAARYAEELAKAAGPGDRLGVPAFDVLLLGVGPDTHVASLFPEHPGVRETERTVVGVRGAPKPPPTRISLTLPAIRAAREVWLLAAGEDKAGAVALALSGPGELQAPASGAYGRSRTLWLLDRAAAERIPPQLYPPASA; translated from the coding sequence ATGACCAACGCGACCCCGCAGCTGGTCGTCCACCGGGACAAGGAGCTGATGGCCCAGGCGGCCGCGGCCCGGCTGATCACCCGGATCGTGGACGCCCAGGCCGCCCGCGGCACCGCCTCGGTGGTGCTCACCGGCGGCCGCAACGGCAACGCCCTGCTGGCCGCGATCGCCGCCTCCCCGGCGCGCGACGCGGTCGACTGGGCGCGCCTGGACCTCTGGTGGGGCGACGAGCGCTTCGTGCCCGCCGCCGACCCGGACCGCAACGCCGTCCAGGCCCGCGGCGAGCTGCTGGACGCCGTCCCGCTCGACCCGGCGCGGGTTCACGAGATGCCCGCCTCGGACGGCGTGGACGGCTCGGACGTGGAGGCCGCCGCGGCCCGCTACGCCGAGGAGCTGGCGAAGGCGGCCGGGCCGGGCGACCGGCTCGGCGTCCCGGCCTTCGACGTGCTGCTGCTCGGGGTCGGCCCGGACACCCACGTGGCCTCGCTCTTCCCCGAGCACCCGGGCGTGCGGGAGACCGAGCGGACCGTGGTCGGCGTGCGCGGGGCCCCCAAGCCCCCGCCGACCCGGATCTCGCTCACCCTCCCGGCGATCCGGGCGGCCCGCGAGGTCTGGCTGCTGGCCGCCGGCGAGGACAAGGCGGGCGCGGTCGCGCTGGCCCTGTCCGGCCCCGGCGAGCTCCAGGCCCCCGCCTCCGGCGCGTACGGCCGCAGCCGCACCCTGTGGCTGCTGGACCGCGCCGCCGCCGAGCGGATCCCGCCGCAGCTCTACCCGCCGGCCTCGGCGTAA
- a CDS encoding RNA polymerase-binding protein RbpA, translating into MGEAERGESAPRNRISFWCANKHETRPSFAAEAAIPDTWDCPRCGFPAGQDQHNPPAPSRNEPYKTHLAYVRERRTDADGEAILAEALAKLRGEI; encoded by the coding sequence ATGGGCGAGGCGGAGCGCGGCGAGTCCGCCCCGCGCAACCGGATCTCCTTCTGGTGCGCCAACAAGCACGAGACCCGGCCCAGCTTCGCCGCCGAAGCTGCGATCCCGGACACCTGGGACTGCCCGCGCTGCGGCTTCCCGGCCGGTCAGGACCAGCACAACCCGCCCGCGCCCTCGCGCAACGAGCCCTACAAGACGCACCTCGCCTACGTCCGTGAGCGGCGCACCGACGCCGACGGCGAGGCGATCCTGGCCGAGGCGCTGGCCAAGCTGCGCGGCGAGATCTGA
- the secG gene encoding preprotein translocase subunit SecG codes for MVLGFSIALIIFSLLMILLVLLHKGKGGGLSDMFGGGAMSTGGGSAVAERNLDRITIVVGLGWFACIIVLGLLLKYKG; via the coding sequence GTGGTTCTCGGGTTCTCGATTGCCCTGATCATCTTCAGTCTGCTGATGATCCTGCTGGTGCTGCTGCACAAGGGGAAGGGCGGCGGCCTGTCGGACATGTTCGGCGGTGGCGCGATGTCCACCGGCGGCGGCTCCGCGGTGGCCGAGCGCAACCTGGACCGCATCACCATCGTGGTCGGCCTGGGCTGGTTCGCCTGCATCATCGTGCTCGGCCTGCTGCTCAAGTACAAGGGCTGA
- the tpiA gene encoding triose-phosphate isomerase, whose amino-acid sequence MTERLPLMAGNWKMNLNHLEAIQHTQKLAFALADKDYEAVEVAVLVPFTDLRSVQTLVDGDKLKIKYGSQDISQHDSGAYTGEVSGPMLAKLKCTYAVIGHSERRQYHGEDEAIVNAKVKAAYRAGITPILCIGEPLDIRKAGTHVEYTLAQLDGALADVPAGQAESIVVAYEPVWAIGTGEVATPEDAQEVCAAIRRRIAELYDAELADKVRVLYGGSVKSSSAAGLMAKPDIDGGLIGGASLDADEFVKIVRYREQAVG is encoded by the coding sequence ATGACTGAGCGTCTCCCGCTGATGGCGGGCAACTGGAAGATGAACCTCAACCACCTTGAGGCCATCCAGCACACCCAGAAGCTGGCCTTCGCGCTGGCCGACAAGGACTACGAGGCCGTCGAGGTCGCCGTCCTGGTGCCGTTCACCGACCTGCGGTCGGTGCAGACCCTGGTCGACGGCGACAAGCTGAAGATCAAGTACGGCTCGCAGGACATCTCGCAGCACGACTCCGGTGCCTACACCGGCGAGGTCTCCGGCCCGATGCTGGCCAAGCTGAAGTGCACCTACGCGGTGATCGGCCACTCGGAGCGCCGCCAGTACCACGGCGAGGACGAGGCGATCGTCAACGCCAAGGTGAAGGCCGCCTACCGGGCCGGGATCACCCCGATCCTGTGCATCGGCGAGCCGCTGGACATCCGCAAGGCCGGCACCCACGTCGAGTACACCCTGGCCCAGCTGGACGGCGCCCTGGCGGACGTCCCGGCCGGCCAGGCCGAGTCGATTGTGGTCGCCTACGAGCCGGTCTGGGCGATCGGCACCGGCGAGGTGGCCACCCCGGAGGACGCGCAGGAGGTCTGCGCCGCCATCCGCCGGCGGATCGCCGAGCTGTACGACGCCGAGCTGGCGGACAAGGTCCGCGTGCTGTACGGCGGTTCGGTCAAGTCGTCGAGCGCGGCCGGCCTGATGGCCAAGCCCGACATCGACGGCGGCCTGATCGGCGGTGCCTCGCTGGACGCCGACGAGTTCGTCAAGATCGTGCGCTACCGTGAGCAGGCAGTAGGCTAA